The following are encoded together in the Triticum dicoccoides isolate Atlit2015 ecotype Zavitan chromosome 6B, WEW_v2.0, whole genome shotgun sequence genome:
- the LOC119325579 gene encoding disease resistance protein RGA5-like encodes MEAALVSVATGVLKPVIGKLTTLLGNEYKRFKTVRREIKSLTHELAAMEAFLLKMSEDEDPDVQDKVWMNEVRELSYDMEDAIDDFMQSVGDKDEKPDGFIEKVKNSLGKLGKMKARRRIGKEIQDLKKQIKEVGDRNARYKGRQTFSSTKNEVVDPRILARFEHASKLVGIDETKAEIIKLLGEENGQVPRQQQLKIVSIVGFGGMGKTTLANQVYQDLKGEFQYRAFISVSQNPDLMKILRTILSEITGISYPGTEAGCIEQLIDKIKDFLADKRYLIVIDDIWDIKHWEVIRCALADNHYENRVITTTRDRDVARKVGGAYELKPLPDETSKILFFGRIFGISNDCPDDLVEVSETLLKKCGGVPLAIITIAGLLASREGNKREWNKLCDSIGAGLDNSPDVKKMRKILALSYHHLPIHLKTCLLYLSIFPEDYIIQGDRLIWRWICEGFLNGVQDEYLFELGESYLTELINRGLIQAVDSYSYGRTTACRVHDLVLEFISSISIEENFCTVLHDKKGKSAAITSKVRRLFLQLQDVEMPQGRLILSHMRSLTVSGGRVDKMSPLSFSHQLRLLDLEDCYLVEQHHELLEHLGSLCQLRYLALGDVYLSELLLAIQIGQLKHLICLRVGRHFKIKFRPGVVRELECLQELSVISLSESPHVAKELRHLTKLRVLGISFEDMPDESLKGWLLESLCHLENLQSLILRGSFFGCVSLDFFGEDWTSPPRNLRRFGSSFGSFSYLPSWISPSNLRELSIIDMELGHLRQEDLDILGSFPSLQSLQLSGYKNIWDEKREQWPVISAGTFQCLRDCQLWVLPTGGNMFGPGVMPKVHTLQFDCYVEDVFSLGLAILPSLHDSLGLENLPSLQELRVWFREFTDGSVTREAYDKAEAAIRCAADNHPNRPTLELGMWFCPSWA; translated from the exons ATGGAGGCAGCTCTCGTCAGTGTGGCGACGGGGGTCCTCAAACCTGTCATAGGGAAGCTGACCACTCTGCTCGGCAACGAGTACAAGCGCTTCAAGACAGTTCGAAGGGAGATCAAGTCCCTCACTCATGAGCTTGCCGCCATGGAGGCTTTTCTCCTCAAGATGTCTGAGGATGAGGATCCCGATGTGCAGGATAAAGTTTGGATGAATGAGGTGCGGGAACTGTCCTATGACATGGAGGACGCCATCGACGACTTCATGCAAAGCGTTGGTGACAAGGACGAAAAGCCAGATGGCTTCATTGAGAAGGTCAAGAACTCCCTAGGGAAGTTGGGGAAGATGAAGGCTCGCCGTCGGATTGGCAAGGAGATCCAAGATCTGAAGAAACAAATCAAAGAGGTGGGTGACAGGAATGCAAGGTACAAGGGTCGTCAAACCTTCTCTAGCACCAAAAATGAAGTTGTAGACCCTAGAATTCTTGCTAGATTCGAGCATGCATCAAAACTCGTTGGAATTGATGAAACCAAAGCCGAGATAATCAAGCTATTAGGCGAAGAAAATGGACAAGTGCCAAGGCAACAACAACTGAAGATAGTCTCCATTGTTGGATTTGGAGGAATGGGGAAGACAACTCTTGCAAACCAAGTGTATCAAGACCTCAAGGGGGAATTTCAGTATCGAGCTTTCATATCGGTGTCACAGAACCCAGACTTGATGAAAATCCTCAGAACTATCCTTAGTGAAATTACTGGTATAAGCTATCCTGGCACCGAAGCAGGGTGCATAGAACAACtcatcgacaagatcaaagatttcCTAGCAGACAAAAG GTATCTTATTGTCATAGATGACATATGGGACATAAAACATTGGGAAGTGATCCGATGTGCTCTAGCTGATAATCATTATGAGAATAGAGTAATCACAACAACCCGTGATCGCGACGTTGCACGTAAAGTTGGTGGCGCCTATGAGCTTAAACCCCTCCCTGATGAGACATCCAAAATATTATTCTTTGGAAGAATTTTTGGTATTAGTAATGACTGTCCAGATGATTTGGTCGAAGTATCTGAAACTCTCCTGAAGAAATGTGGCGGTGTGCCATTGGCTATCATCACCATTGCTGGTTTATTGGCCAGTCGGGAAGGGAATAAAAGGGAGTGGAACAAGTTGTGTGATTCTATCGGTGCTGGACTTGACAACAGTCCTGATGTGAAGAAGATGAGAAAGATATTGGCCCTTAGCTATCACCATCTACCTATCCATCTAAAAACTTGCTTGCTGTATCTGAGTATATTTCCTGAAGACTACATTATTCAAGGAGACAGATTGATATGGAGGTGGATATGTGAAGGTTTTCTTAATGGTGTACAGGATGAGTACTTATTTGAGCTTGGTGAGAGCTACCTCACCGAGCTCATAAACAGAGGCTTGATCCAAGCGGTGGACTCCTATAGTTATGGCAGGACAACGGCTTGCCGTGTGCATGACTTGGTTCTGGAATTTATCAGCTCCATTTCTATTGAAGAAAACTTTTGTACTGTATTGCATGATAAGAAGGGCAAATCAGCTGCGATAACAAGTAAGGTCCGCAGGTTATTTCTGCAACTCCAGGATGTTGAGATGCCTCAGGGGAGATTGATATTGTCCCACATGAGGTCACTTACTGTGTCGGGTGGCAGGGTTGACAAAATGTCACCCCTTTCTTTTTCCCATCAATTACGTCTATTGGATTTGGAGGACTGCTATCTTGTGGAGCAACACCATGAATTACTTGAGCATCTCGGGAGTTTATGCCAATTGAGATATCTTGCGTTGGGAGATGTATACCTCAGTGAGCTCTTATTGGCGATCCAAATTGGTCAGCTAAAACATCTGATATGCTTAAGAGTTGGCCGTCACTTCAAAATCAAATTCAGGCCAGGTGTGGTTAGGGAACTGGAGTGTCTGCAAGAGTTGTCAGTGATCAGCTTGTCTGAGTCTCCGCACGTTGCCAAAGAGCTAAGGCATTTGACTAAACTGAGGGTTCTTGGTATCTCTTTCGAAGATATGCCTGACGAGAGCTTGAAGGGTTGGCTTTTGGAGTCTCTATGTCACCTGGAGAATTTGCAGAGCTTAATTCTGAGAGGCAGCTTTTTTGGTTGTGTATCTTTGGATTTCTTTGGGGAAGACTGGACATCCCCTCCTCGCAACCTCCGTAGATTTGGTTCATCATTTGGATCCTTCTCCTATCTGCCGTCGTGGATCAGCCCGTCAAATCTTCGGGAGCTGTCGATCATAGATATGGAGCTGGGCCACCTGCGGCAGGAGGATCTTGACATACTTGGTTCCTTTCCTTCTTTGCAATCCCTCCAGCTGAGTGGCTACAAGAATATCTGGGATGAAAAAAGGGAACAGTGGCCGGTGATCAGTGCTGGTACTTTCCAGTGCCTGCGGGACTGTCAGTTGTGGGTACTTCCCACAGGGGGGAATATGTTCGGACCAGGAGTTATGCCCAAGGTACATACCCTTCAATTTGATTGTTACGTTGAGGATGTATTTAGCTTGGGTTTGGCAATCCTCCCATCTCTCCATGATAGCTTGGGCTTGGAGAACCTCCCTTCTCTCCAGGAGCTCCGTGTTTGGTTCAGAGAATTCACCGATGGGTCCGTCACCCGAGAAGCATATGACAAAGCGGAGGCTGCAATTAGGTGTGCAGCAGACAACCATCCCAACCGCCCCACCCTTGAGTTGGGCATGTGGTTCTGTCCATCATGGGCATAG